The following is a genomic window from Plasmodium knowlesi strain H genome assembly, chromosome: 1.
GCACGATCCAAGGACCCAGTAGTGCTGTTGGGTGTGGAGAATGTAAATTTGAACAATTAGAACCTATGAGAGTAGTAGGGGAATTCGATATGCTGATTATTATTTTAGCACTTTTGAATGCGGATTCGCAAGTTATGAAGCTAATAAGGGAAAAGCAGGAATTGCAGGCTGGGGGGAATtgtaatgatgaagaagaggttCTAACCAAATTACGTCTCCCAGGTCATAGTGGCACAGATCCACGGGAGGGACGCAGTGCGGTTGGGGATAACGTGCTAAGGGACTTAGTGAACAAGTGGACGGAGAGGAATAGTGGAGCAATGCACGGACAGCTAAAtgtaataatgaaaaaaatatatacagcCTAAATGGACGGgcatatatctatatatatatatatatatatatatatatgtgtttttccatggttatttattttataggaaggaataaaggagAATCTGCAGAAAATATTTAAGAACCTTAAGGACACATTAAATatggaagaaggaattcATAGTACCCTGTGTGCCTATTATGGAGGAGAAGGACGGGGAAGTGGGAAGGTTCCTTGGGGTGGACCAGAGAAGGAATTTTGTAAAGCTGTCTTGAAAGTGTTGTTGTACACGAATGGCTTAACACACAGATTTGACATAAGACAGGGTGTTCAGAAGGAGGATAGCGTAGCTGCTTATTTAAGGTGTATAGTGGGAAGGGTAGTCCTTACGGAATTATATGGTGGCCATTGTTTGTTTAATAAGCACATAGAGTATATGCATAGAATGGTTCAACCCTTCGTGGACATCCATGGGCCAGATATGAAAGATCAATTATGCTCTAATTTCGACTTGGACAAGTCTATATTAGGTGGGCAACTACTTTGGGATACAGTAAGAAAATGGGTGGATGATATAAAAACGAAGACAGGGAAAGATGGAATACTGAAGTATTCATGGTTAATGAACAATTTGAACAAGTGTCCTGATGGAAGTTCAGTAAATGCAGGTACGATAGGGAGGGATGTTAGGAGAGGTGCTGTTCCAGGGCTAGGGGCGGAAGATATGGACTTGATTAATGAATTACAGagaatgaaggagaagaattaTTATATATCACAGGGAGGTGCGATAGAGGTAGTGGAGAAGGTGAAGAACTTAACGGAAGaggatgaaataaagaaagagctgaaggaaaaaattgaagaacagaaagaaaaggaacacgGAAAGAATCAGTCTACGGTTCTTCCCGCTTCCCAAGGTGTACCAAGCACTGCAAATGGACAAAGTCAAGTAAATCCAGCAGCACCACCTTCCAATCCGGCATCAGCCATTCCATCAGGCACTCAAGTAGTTCAACCTCCCCCTCCTCGAGCACCTACGTGGACGGATATTTATGAGAAGGCGAAAGATATAGTTTCGTCCAAAGTGCCCTCAATTATAGAGAAGGTAAAATCTTCCATCCCCATGAAcacttattccttccttccttccgcCCTTAATTCCCTTTCTAATTCAATTTCCTCATCTGTACAAACATTTGTAGAATATACTCAATCCACTCTTCAACCACCCGCATCAACTGTATCCAGCAACTCCAGTCTCCCCACTTCTCATGTTAATACTGGTAGTGTTACCTCACAAGGTGGTCCTCCTGCTATTCCTGGACAAGCTGGTGTTGCTGGTGCTGGTACTCCAGCAGCAGCAGCTGCAGCTACAGCTGTTCCAGCAACGAAAGCAAAATCATCAACTAAAGCAGgaccaaagggaagaattcGTCCAACGTCCCCTCCCCCCGGACGGAAGGGAGAGGGGTGGATGGAAGGGTTTCCATCCGACTCGATTCATCCTTATCTTCCTTTAGTTCCTTCTATCCTTGGAATTATCACCATAACTTAtttcctttggaaggtaagagaaaagaaaacgaaaagaaaaggaaaagaagcgtAGAAAAGAatgagttggaaaaaaaaggaaaagaaaggcaataaaagagaaggaaaaaaagagaaaaaatgaaaaggaaaggaataaaagagaaagaatgaaaaggaaagaataaaagagaaaaaatgaaaaggaaagaataaaagagaaaaaatgagagaaagatgtataaaaaaaaaaagatgaataaAGCAGTACGCGAATTGTACTATTTTCGATTTaggggtgtatgtgtaagatccGGCATTTTTAGGCGTgtaaggttccaggttaTAAGAATAACAATTATGACCTGTTATTTAGATGTTTTGGGgg
Proteins encoded in this region:
- a CDS encoding SICAvar, type II produces the protein MAPSKTTTKNTFDALWKEWLKGKRRGKQSADSVERELGSTIVKWVRGLVPAMNSMENELAAQTVCTDIGGSEDEKVCKFIVRNLLEIEKIRKKDCVRRGKIEGRMKGYIQCTMLNLWSAMYRSHHCNKKNVVDSAYNKVKSTIQGPSSAVGCGECKFEQLEPMRVVGEFDMLIIILALLNADSQVMKLIREKQELQAGGNCNDEEEVLTKLRLPGHSGTDPREGRSAVGDNVLRDLVNKWTERNSGAMHGQLNEGIKENLQKIFKNLKDTLNMEEGIHSTLCAYYGGEGRGSGKVPWGGPEKEFCKAVLKVLLYTNGLTHRFDIRQGVQKEDSVAAYLRCIVGRVVLTELYGGHCLFNKHIEYMHRMVQPFVDIHGPDMKDQLCSNFDLDKSILGGQLLWDTVRKWVDDIKTKTGKDGILKYSWLMNNLNKCPDGSSVNAGTIGRDVRRGAVPGLGAEDMDLINELQRMKEKNYYISQGGAIEVVEKVKNLTEEDEIKKELKEKIEEQKEKEHGKNQSTVLPASQGVPSTANGQSQVNPAAPPSNPASAIPSGTQVVQPPPPRAPTWTDIYEKAKDIVSSKVPSIIEKVKSSIPMNTYSFLPSALNSLSNSISSSVQTFVEYTQSTLQPPASTVSSNSSLPTSHVNTGSVTSQGGPPAIPGQAGVAGAGTPAAAAAATAVPATKAKSSTKAGPKGRIRPTSPPPGRKGEGWMEGFPSDSIHPYLPLVPSILGIITITYFLWKYFGQLGKIRRFRRSPPEIPGPSVQEQVLDHVQQDSSHEYQLVKERKPRSAPTRTKRSGRVNRRTIIEIHFEVLDECQKGDTQLNQKDFLELLVQEFMGSEFMEEEEQVPKEDVLMEGVPMESIPLEQVPMERVPSLGSVFMV